CCCATTCCTCAGTGATACCATCCACCTCCCGGAAgtcctcgtcctcctccacctccaccagctCCTGGTCTACAGCAATCAACCAATTAATAAAATTGTATTAATAAAGCCCTAACAAATGTCACAACGTTATTTACAGTATCCTGACTTAAACCCCTGAAGAGCAAGCAGTGTATAAAATAGATTGTACAGAACAGATATCACAACCATGGTATGAGCATTAATTACTGAAGCACTTTGGTCCAATTCTAAAGCACTTTGAACAGCTAATGGCACTGTGCCACTCACTCATGTTTCTGAGCCACTGGAGGACCACGCTGAGCTCATTTTCCTTGTCCAGGCTGGACTGTAGGAATGCTTGGATAGTGACGAGCTGCTGGCCACGCCTGCGCTTCTCCTCCAGATGCTGTGATTGTGTTATCAggtcatcatcctcctcctctacagcCGAGGCCAAGCGCATGCGGCACAGCGCCTTGTTTACACTGTTCAGGATCACGTGCAGTCTCCCTGCCATGTCCTGTAGGTATTTGTATTTGTTAAGGATTCCTAGCAGCCTtggctgcagctactcttcctgatgtccagcaacattaaggcagttatataccaTTTAAAATATTACACGACATTACattaacacttttcacaacacattaagtgtgttccctcaggccactactctactaccacatatctacaatacaaaatccatgtgtgtgttGAGTGCGTGTCTTATCATCTGCATGTGTaagcatgtgtctgtgcctgtgtgtgtgtttcttcacacacacaggcaattgTCCTGATCTCGCATCAGGATGGTTTGTATGAGGCTAGAAGATACTGGATAGGCCTACATGGAATACTACTACAAAGACTATTGCGTAACGATGGAAGGGGAACAGCAGTAGAGAGACTTGAACCTGACTCTGAGGTTACAGTGGGGCGAGTGCACTACCACCTGTGCCGTAAAAACAGGGATGCCACACTACTATGAAGTGATTAGATGAAGAAGTAGAACACGTGGCATCATGAAAAAGTGCTTCTCTGCCATATGACCTACAGGTAGTGAGGGGATATTGGTAACTATGCTCATATCTCATTCCAGCTAGcacatatgtttcttagagcttggtgagatcgtggttgtcctatggttattttgcatacaaccttcacACAACTTCCTGGGAATgttgcaggatagttgcttggctttggaacattctcagcacatttaaggaatttgacaaaaaaaaaacatactttaCGTATGTGCTTGGAGTTTAACAAAAAGTTACGCCAAAATAAGCTAACAGAGTTATTAAAATTGTTAATGACACATTCAGGAAGTTTTAACAAAGTTATTCAAAAACCTCCaaataacatacagtggggcagaaaagtatttaatcagccaccaattgtgcaagttctcccacttaaaaagatgagagaggcctgtaattttcatcataggtacacttcaactatgacagacaaaattagaaaaatgtttccagaaaatcacattgtaggatttttaatttatttatttgcaaattatggtggaaaataagtatttttttgccccactgtaatttcTGTTCTCAGAgcattaataaaacctcccagtaAAACTTTCAAGGAGCCAGAGtgaaatgttctcagaacctccctacaACCTAAAAATAAGCTTTCCCAGCACAGGCGAAATTTTgacttctgttctgttcttcagTTTTATCGGTCAGGAAACTTATGGCTTCGTTCCAACAACCAATGTAAAACCAAAAACatatgttcccacaacttccattGAACCAAATATGCTCGCTGGGCTCATATGCTCTTcttaaatacatatttttatgACAATTCTTCACAGCAATAATTTCATATGGGCATGGGAGTTACAAGTGGAACCATTTTTGGAGTGTGACTCACTCGTTTAGCTCGACCCATTTCAGCAATTTCCAATTTCCTCAGTACCACCTCAACGGAATGTGGTACTTCTTGAGGTGTAGAAAGGATCTTGTCCAAATCGATATCACTCATAGTTGGTTTCTCCTCCATTTCCCCTATGATAAATAACTATTTCTctgaaaatataaatacaaatagaTATACTTTTGAAAGAAAAATAGATATGATATAATATCCTATTTATCTCATGGgctctttaaataaatacacattaagtaccaaaaaatacacatttttgaTGAAGCCGAGGCAAAGTCTCATTCTTTCAGAACGGAGAACTTTGAAACACactaacataataataataataaattacgTCATATACTTTGTTACATCATAGACTCCTTTCAGTTTTGGGGAGGAAATTCGATTATACAAGTGAAACCTAGAATTATTGTAGGCCTATGTGGATTTCTCCATCACCATTCTGAATAGTAGCTTTTGCCCAGACATACTCTGCTATTTTCCCAGGAATGAGCTAACACTGCATGGCCATCTGGTCAAATTACTCTCACATCAGTGGCTTTGCCTCTATTATACTCCCTGCTATCGTTTAACACAGATACAAGACCATTATACTGTCAATGTACAGAAAAGGAATAACAAATACCACGTTATTCAAGAAAAATAAAACAGAttgcttagctagctacatgcGTTTGTCTTATTGTTCATATGGCCGCCTTAGAGTAAGCACCGCCAAAATAAacgtttttatatttttctcaAATAAAAATAGATGTATTTACCATCATCAATATGTGTGGTTTGTAAATGGGGATAAAATGGTGACGACATTCAGTGTTTTTAATGGGTGGGGTTAACTCGTTGGGGAGGATCGGGTTAAAGTTGAAAGTTGAAATTTTTTCCTTTTGTTGTCTTTTGTGTTGAGCAGAAGAGTGGAACCCGATCGAGCAGCAGCGTCTCTTCCCTTTTCCCCGAATCCTTTTAAAATTCCCTCCCGAACCTCTTCCCTTAATACCCTACCCTCCCCCTGAACACATCTCACAGTACGGTTCAGGTAAGGCTGCCCTAACTACTGCATTTTCTTTGGAATGAAGGACAGGGTTAACGGCGCCTGAACGAGTCTCAGGACCTAGGCCGCAACATTCAAAATTGCGGATTATCGTTACACATGCTAGTTTGCTAACATTGTGCTCATTCTGATTTGATTAACGTTAGTTAGCCAGTTAACGTTTGATATCTTCCTTTTTTTAACTAGTTAGTTAATGGTTTTAAAAACAACCTAACGAGAACATGCAGCTGGCACAATATTGATGTATCCACACTACTGTACCCAGGGTATGGATAGTTTCTTATTAATTGATTAATTTAGGTTTTTCAACTCTTAacttgtttagctagctagccaatgttacTGCTAGCcatactgctagctagctaactcgtTGTCATTTCAAGTAGGCACTTGAAGCTTTGACATTTTATTTCCACTATAGCAAGCATTCTggtttatatccataaaaaatgctagctagcaaacgttacTACTAGCTAGTTACTACAGTAACTTTGTTTTAAAGTATATTGTATTTTCCAAGGTGTAAATAAAGGTAGTTAGCTAGGTATCTGTTAGCAACTAAATCTAGTTAGCGTCGCTACATAGGGCTGTTTCTTCCAGAGTTGTTTTACGTTAGCTAATTAATAggccgttaactagctagctactattaTCTGAACCGGTACACTGCAATGTGAACGGAGTCAGTGAATCTTTGGTGTAGTTAAGGAATCAAGTTAATCGACGTGATTCACTTACGAGATGGCATCATCAGACTGGTACTATATCCATCTCATCTGGTCAACACATTCAGCAGCTAGTTATACTCTTTTCAGCTTAACACTCTATATAGAACAGTAACTAGTTCTGGTTGTTGTTTGCCCTCTAACTTAAAACTCGGCCGTTTATCTCTCTGGTCCCTCTTGTCTTGCAGACCtgatacttttgaccagagactcGACTTCTTGGCCAGGCTAGACTAAATACACTACAACAGCTATGGACACCAGTGTGGTTGAAGGAGGGCTCAATGTCACCCTTACTATTAGGCTACTTATGCACGGAAAGGTGAGTATGAACAGGAGATGGGTGATAGAGTTATGACCATTACACCATGGTTGTTCCATTCACAAAACTAATTCATTACTGTGAATAGTCAGCATAAACCTAATCTCTTGCCACTGTCTTTAAGTGAGGCACCAGAGACTAGCATAAACCTTGCACACTACATTGGATAACTTGGATATAATGGGGGAAACTAATAGACAGGTTTCTTTCAATCTTGAGTAATGCTATTAAGTGAATATGAAAAACAGATGGATTAGTGATATTGCTTTTTTTGTCTGCAGGAGGTTGGAAGCATTATTGGCAAGGTGAGTGTGTCTTTTTCCTGATGTTTCTCACTGTGTTCGGCTTTGCGCTGTTCAATCATGGCTGTGACTGTTGTGTAAACATCTTGCTGCGTTTAGCAGCGTAGGTATATTTACATACACTAGTGTTGCTCCCCATTGTATGGGTTGCACAAAAACACTCCATGGTGAAGCTAGATGTTAAACAAAATCCATTTCAACTTACTGTGCCGGTGGGCATGACAGTTGGTCATTATGAGAGGGGGGATTTCAGACAAAATATTGAAAGTGATGTATTATTAAAAACACTTTCCAAACGTGGGTCTGTTGTAGACTCACTTCCTATGCGCCATATATATTCACTTCACATGCGCCATATGTGGACAAAAAAGTAATAACTTTTATTTTGACGAGGTAAGCAGAGAGGAATTGGGTCTACAACCGACCCAGGTTTGGAAAGTCAGTTTAGTAATGCATTCTTTTAGATATTTTCTCATTCACCCCGTCATGATCACCAACCGTCCTGCCCACCGGCCCAGTAAATTTGACTGTTTTTGTGCAACCCGATTCAATCGGGAGCAACAGTAGTGTATGTAAATATTATGGTTCCTGTAATTTTTCTGCAGAAAGGAGAGTCTGTGaagaagatgagagaggaggtgagTTGTCTGTCATTGCATTGAGGCTGTATAGAAGTGTTGAAAGGAGTTTGAGAGAAGTagacaattctatacatttttcaTGTCTGATTCTGACTCATGCTTCAGGGTTGACAGATTGCAATTTTAGAACCAAAATCAGGCTGGCACTGACAGAGCTTTAATTAATGACTGAATTCCTAAATGAAATATATGGAGTCTTAATATTTTAGCATTGTAATAAAGAAACAAGTGACTGTTTGTCTTGTGTAGAGTGGTGCTCGTATCAACATCTCAGAAGGGAACTGCCCAGAGAGGATCATCACCCTGGCAGGCCCCACCACCGCCATCTTTAAAGCCTTCTCCATGATCATCGAGAAGCTGGAGGAGGTTTGAAAGGAATCCTAACTACAGATTTCAAACAGGCCATGTATaactccagagtggcgcagcagtctaaggcactgcatctcagtgcaagaggtgtcactacgttccctggtttgaatccaggctgtatcatattcggtagtgtttgggagtcccatagggctgcgcacaattggcccagcgttggcccggggtaggacgtcattgtaaataagaatttgttcttaactggcttgcctagtttaaaaaaaaatgtttaaatctGACTGGAACTGTATTAAAATGAAATTGTAAAGAAAATAGTTTTTATGCACCCATAACCACACAATTTTGGAGTAAAAATACTAGTAGCAATTTCTGATTTTTCATAGTGAAGTTCCTAAAACATCTATACGACCTAGATTCTAGGTATTTGGactgacgtcatcctgaccagtGTCTCCTGTTGTATTCCCCACAGGACATCAGCAGCTCAATGACTAACAGCACGGCCACCAGTAAACCGCCAGTTACCCTGCGCATCGTTGTGCCTGCCAGCCAGTGTGGCTCGCTCATCGGCAAGGGCGGCTGCAAGATCAAGGAAATCAGAGAGGTAAGTACAGTACAGCCACACATGAGGCAGTCATCATTACAGCTGGGGGTTTCATGAGATATATTCTAAAGAGAAGTATTGACAATGGAATTTGAATGAACCCTTAAGAAATTCATCCAAAAACCTTTTTTGACCATTTGGCCAGTCAAGTTATGAATGGAAGATTCTTGCCAAACACCTGTCGTTGAATGTTATGATCCAACCTTTACTGACACCAGGGTTATTTTCGCCTAAGAATAATACATCTTTGGCACTGGGTCACCACATGAAATTTTAATAATATGTTTATTCAAAGAACtagctttattattattattattagtagtagtataattGTCTGAAGATATTTTAAAGAGAACTGTATCTCTGTAGTCGACAGGAGCTCAGGTGCAGGTGGCAGGAGACATGCTACCTAACTCCACGGAGCGGGCCATCACCATTGCAGGGACCCCCCAGCCCATCATCGAGTGTGTCAAGCAGATCTGTGTCGTCATGCTTGAGGTAGTAGTATGGGAACAATGGCGCACTACCCCTTATTTGTCTTGGATTGTCAGGAATGTTACTTAGCTTCCTGATTTGATAACCATTGCTTTTCTACATTTGAAGGTCCTGCAAAATAACTACTGTGTATGTATAGTTTTCAGTTCCTAATAgtatttgtttctctctctcctcagtctccacCTAAGGGTGTAACCATCCCTTACAGGCCCAAACCCTCAGGCTCTCCCGTTATCTTTGCAGGTGGTCAGGTAAATAAACCAACCTAATTAATCAACTAATTAGTCTGTAATTTATGTCAGTTTGTTAATTAAGTTTCCCTTCTAAAATGATAGCATTGTCATTTGTTTTAGGGAAGTTGAATACCACTGCATCTTTAGGTCTGTGTTACTACATTTAAGTAGTATAATTCTGCACTGTGTAGATGTCAGCACCATTGTCGATTGGCCAGCGTTTCTATGTTAGAAATCCCCTCCAGTAATTGTAGAGTAGCTGAGCTGACAGATGGGTTGAATGCCAGCTGGAGGGTGCATATGCGTTACCCGCATGACCATATCAttgttttgtgtgtatgtatacagtgcctgtcacaagtattcacccccttttggattcattcacattttgttacaaagtgggattaaaattgatttcatTGTCAtgttttgtcaacgatctacacaaaatactctgtcaaattgaagcaaaatgtatatatttttttgatgaATGAAAAATAAGACCCTAATAAACCAtgatttagataagtattcacccccctgagtCAACAAtgcatgttagaaacacctttggcagcgattatagctgaCTCTTCTTGAGTAAatactttgcacacctggattttgCAATATTTGCCTGTTATTCTTTTCAAAAGATGTCATTGTTGGGGATCATGGCTggacagcaattttcaagtctaaTCATATATTtgcaagtagatttaagtcagaactgtaacttggccactcaagaacatttgCTGacttcttgataagcaactctagtgtagatttgaccttgtgttgtaggttattgtcctgctgaaaggggagttattttcccagtgtctggtgtaaagcagactgaagcatgttttcctctaggattttggctGTGCTTAGCTCCTTCCCggttctttttatcctgaaactccccagtctttgctgatgtcaagcatacccacaaCACTGCAGTGACGTGTTGGATTTGGGTGgaaggtaggctagtggttagtgttgggccagtaactgaaaggtcgccgATAAAAATGTGTGctattgagcaaggcacttaagcctaattgatgtgtaatgatcatgctgtttaatcagcttcttgatatgccacactccaagcgggctgtcatgtgccttttactgaggagtggcttccgtctggccactctaccataaaggcctgattggtggagtgctgcagagatggttctctttctggaaggttcccccGTCTCCAcagtggagctctgtcagagtaaccatcgggttcttggtcacctccctgacccaatgcccttctcccctgatttctAATTTTTGCCAggtggccagctttaggaagagtattggtggttccaaacttcttccatttaagaatgatggaggccactgtgttcttgaggaccatcaatactgcagaaatgttttggtgtccttcaccagatctgtgccttgacacaatcctgtctcggagctccatgGACAGTTCATtcgacttggtttttgctctgacatgcactgtcaactgtggaaccttatatagacatgtccaagaaatttaatttaccacaggtggacaccaatagttgaagaaacatctcaagaatgattaatggaaaccggatgcacctgagctcaatttcgagtcttatagcaaagggtctctaTACTAATGTATgtaaggtataaaaaaatatatatacgtaaattctaaaaccctgtttttgcttt
This window of the Oncorhynchus clarkii lewisi isolate Uvic-CL-2024 chromosome 16, UVic_Ocla_1.0, whole genome shotgun sequence genome carries:
- the LOC139368750 gene encoding poly(rC)-binding protein 2-like isoform X3, which translates into the protein MDTSVVEGGLNVTLTIRLLMHGKEVGSIIGKKGESVKKMREESGARINISEGNCPERIITLAGPTTAIFKAFSMIIEKLEEDISSSMTNSTATSKPPVTLRIVVPASQCGSLIGKGGCKIKEIRESTGAQVQVAGDMLPNSTERAITIAGTPQPIIECVKQICVVMLEVSPPKGVTIPYRPKPSGSPVIFAGGQAYAVQGQHAIPQPDLTKLHQLAMQQSPFPIAPNNQGFQAGMDSSAQTSSHELTIPNDLIGCIIGRQGAKINEIRQMSGAQIKIANQVEGSSDRQVTITGSPAGISLAEYLINARLSSEATGLAAN
- the LOC139368750 gene encoding poly(rC)-binding protein 2-like isoform X2 translates to MDTSVVEGGLNVTLTIRLLMHGKEVGSIIGKKGESVKKMREESGARINISEGNCPERIITLAGPTTAIFKAFSMIIEKLEEDISSSMTNSTATSKPPVTLRIVVPASQCGSLIGKGGCKIKEIRESTGAQVQVAGDMLPNSTERAITIAGTPQPIIECVKQICVVMLESPPKGVTIPYRPKPSGSPVIFAGGQAYAVQGQHAIPQPDVSEGHSLTKLHQLAMQQSPFPIAPNNQGFQAGMDSSAQTSSHELTIPNDLIGCIIGRQGAKINEIRQMSGAQIKIANQVEGSSDRQVTITGSPAGISLAEYLINARLSSEATGLAAN
- the LOC139368750 gene encoding poly(rC)-binding protein 2-like isoform X1, giving the protein MDTSVVEGGLNVTLTIRLLMHGKEVGSIIGKKGESVKKMREESGARINISEGNCPERIITLAGPTTAIFKAFSMIIEKLEEDISSSMTNSTATSKPPVTLRIVVPASQCGSLIGKGGCKIKEIRESTGAQVQVAGDMLPNSTERAITIAGTPQPIIECVKQICVVMLEVSPPKGVTIPYRPKPSGSPVIFAGGQAYAVQGQHAIPQPDVSEGHSLTKLHQLAMQQSPFPIAPNNQGFQAGMDSSAQTSSHELTIPNDLIGCIIGRQGAKINEIRQMSGAQIKIANQVEGSSDRQVTITGSPAGISLAEYLINARLSSEATGLAAN
- the LOC139368750 gene encoding poly(rC)-binding protein 2-like isoform X4 is translated as MDTSVVEGGLNVTLTIRLLMHGKEVGSIIGKKGESVKKMREESGARINISEGNCPERIITLAGPTTAIFKAFSMIIEKLEEDISSSMTNSTATSKPPVTLRIVVPASQCGSLIGKGGCKIKEIRESTGAQVQVAGDMLPNSTERAITIAGTPQPIIECVKQICVVMLESPPKGVTIPYRPKPSGSPVIFAGGQAYAVQGQHAIPQPDLTKLHQLAMQQSPFPIAPNNQGFQAGMDSSAQTSSHELTIPNDLIGCIIGRQGAKINEIRQMSGAQIKIANQVEGSSDRQVTITGSPAGISLAEYLINARLSSEATGLAAN